AGGCATTAGCAGGTGGCAGAAACCTGGGTAGTGACAGGAGGTGTTAGCTTCATTTACCCGTTCTACTCGTTCTCTACTAAAATCAGTCAATCCTTCAGCTCTCACTTCTATTCATCATTGGATACGGTACATTTGGCCCATTCTCCAAGAACCAACATCCTGACCTTCCctcctgcctctttctctctctctcccactcccctccCTCTAACAACCCTCCCCATTCCTCTTATGCGTTATGGAAGGCCCATTTCTTTCTCTTCCTTCTTCACATCCTTCCCTCCACATCCACTCTATATCTCTCAAACccccccctctttctcactctccctgtctcaccgagtactctctctcccagtcctccAAGCTCCATGTAGGCGTTCTGGAAGGATTCCTTCATCTCCTCGTCCATGGGCTGCTCCTTGCCctggatgatgatggtggtgcagCGGTCCAGGATCCTCTCTGGGGCTCCCTTCATCACTAGCAGGTAACGGTTGTCATTGGGATCCTCTGTCTCGTGAACTGAGAGCTGTGGGGTTTGGTTGAggatggaagggggagagagagaaataggtgggaagaagagggagaggtgagatCGAACACGGTCACGGTGTTAGAAAGCAATCCGTTTGAGTGTCGtgttgtgtttgtgcgtgtgtattatgtacatgtgtgtgttaCGTACCTGGTACTTGTTGGTGGAGTTGAATGGGATCTCGGCCACCTTCTTGTTCTTCTCCCTTATTTGTTTGACAGAGCCACAGGACAGCTCGATACACTTGAGCAGGGCAGACTCGGAGGCATCACCAGCGGTGTCCCTCTTCAGGATGGGCAGTTGGTCCTGGCCGGCTTTGAAGACGGCGCGGTTGCAGAGAGCTGCGACGCGAGCCAGGGCAGCCCATGAGGCTGAGGTCTTGTCGAAGGAGGCACCTGCAGAGAGAGGTGGCCGATTAGAGATGATAAAACAATATCAATTCCTAACTTGTAATAAAACTGTACTTGTCTGTGTGACTACCATGTGAATATATAGGTTATAGAACTACTTAAAATCAAGAGGGATTCCTAAACTTAAAAAGGTCTCTAAATGTGACTGTAACCCAAACTTTAACCCTAACACCAACATCCAACCCAAACCCCAGCTCTAACACTAACTCCAACCAAAACGCAAACTCTAATGTTCACTCTAACACTAACTCTAACACTAACTCTCACACTAACTCTAACACCAACATCCAACCCAAACCCCAGCTCTAATACTAACTCCAACCAAAACGCAAACTCTAACACTAACTCTAACATTAACTCTAACACTAACTCCAACCCAAACTCTAAAGGCTAGCGCGCATCACACTGAATGTAGATCTAGCATTCGCCAGCCAATCTTTCACCCTCGGTTCTACTTGTAAAATCGGTTTTGCAGATTCATTTCAGAGGTGCTAAGAACTCTCGGCCAGAAAACGCTATTGGTGTGTCTGCGCCCTAACATTatgtctaacactaactccaaccctaacccctcctgatCTCCTCTCACCAGACTGGTCCTCGGTGGTGTCGGCCTCGTGGATCTGGTTGTCGAACCACATGTGGGCCACGGTCATCCTGTTCTGGGTCAGAGTGCCGGTCTTGTCGGAGCAGATGGTGGAGGTGGAGCCTAGGGTCTCCACAGCTTCCAGATTCTTCACCAGGCAGTTCTTCTTCGCCATACGCTTGGCGGTCAGAGTCAGACACACCTACAGCACAGAGACAGGGGTTATCCAGGGGTTATCCAGGGGTTATCCAGGGGTTATCCAGGGGTTATCCAGGGGTTATCCAGGAGCCAGAACGAACAAACTAGAAAGGGTACCTATTCTGGAGAAAATGAGTGCGCTTGCCTCAGCTGTCTAGTTGGTCTAGAGATCTATAATGTATTTCTGTAGAGCTATCATTGGTCTGGATCTAGTCTCAATCAATGTCTTATTATATTCATTGTGTAGTTGGCTGTCTAGTTGGTCAAAATCTACAGTCTAGTTGATCTCGAATGAATCTCATTTACAGTATGCAAATGTGACATTTCAgtccttttttttttatatatttgcaaaaaaatctaaaaacctgtttttgctttgtcattgtggggtattgtgtgtagattgatgaggggaaaaaacatttcatccattttggaataaggctgtaacataacaaaatgtggaaaaagtaaaggggtctgaatactttccgaatgcactgtatgtaatacatgatatttagcagatgcttttatccaaagcgacttacagccATGAGTGCATAGATTTTACGTACGGCTGtccccgggaatcgaacccactgtCCTTGCGTTGCAagcgtcatgctctaccaactaaacTGAGGAGGAccactagaatctgaagtctaGAGGTCAGGTAGGAGGTTCAGTAGAGTTTCAGAGAGAAACAGCAATAGAGAGGAAGGGTCAGATGGAGAGGGGACCAGGGTCACTCACAGTGACAGTAGCCAGCAAGCCCTCGGGGACATTGGCCACAATGATGCCGATGAGGAAGATGACGGCCTCCAGCCAGGTGTATCCCAGGCAGACGGCCAGGATGAAGAAGGTGATGCCCAGGAACACGGCCACGCCTGTGATCAGGTGGATGAAGTGCTCAATTTCCTTGGCGATGGGGGTCTTGCCCGACTCTAGACCGGAGGTGAGAGTGGCGATACGTCCCATGACGGTACGGTCGCCGGTACACACCACGATGCCACGCGCcgtacctgagagagagagagagagagagagagagagagagagagagggggggaatatTAATATTAATTCAGGAAAAGAGAGGTTGAAATGAGAGAAGAGAAGTAAAGGTGGGAACTCTTGTATGCTTATGTGGGCAACTTCTGTGTCAACAGCAGCTCTATGGTATAATATTACGTTTGAATCAGCTTAGTTGAACCAGTCAAAAGCTTAGCAAGCCTTAGTGCTGCTGGGGTGCAGCATCCAATACTGCAGTAGGACCCTGTTGACTGAATTTGGTAGGTCGAGTCTGACACGCAGGAATAGAGAAAAGAGGATAGGAGAATTGTCAGGGACAGAACAGgcgatgtgtctgtctgtttgtctgtgagtTAGCAGTTTCTACGGTTACCTTCAACGCAGTTGGTAGAGAAGAAAGCGACATTGCGGGTCTCCAGGGGGTTGTCATGGGTACAGTCAGGTGACCTGCTCTGGGGTTCTGATTCGCCAGTCAGGGAGGAGTTATCCACCTATAGGAGAAGGACAAAAAATATTATGTAAAATGTGtagctgtgtgagtgtgtgttatatgaactatgtgtgtgtgtgtgtgtgtgtgtgtgtgtgtgtgtgtgtgtgtgtgtgtgtgtgtgtgcgcgcgtgtatgGTACCTTGCAGCCGTGAGCAGAGACGACTCTGAGGTCGGCAGGgatcctgtctcctcccttcaccTCCACCAGGTCTCCTGCCACCACCTCCTCAGCGTTGATCGTCATCTTCTCGCCCTCACGGATCACCAGCGCTTGCTACAGGGAGAACACAGAGGGATGGTTAGATAGTCCATACACGCATTcatttattcacacacacacacacacacacgcacacacacacgcacgcacgcacgcgcacacacgcgcacacacgcacacacacacacgcacgcgtgtTTACCTGGGGCACCATGTTCTTAAAGGACTCCATGATTTTGGAGCTCTTGGCCTCCTGGAAGTAGGAGAAACATCCGGTGACCACGACGACAACAGAGAGGACGATACCCAGGtacagctgaggagagagagagacaggaaatccCATTGTTACACTGTGTACATTGCAGGTCAATGCAGAGTATTCAGCTTCAAACTGAACCCAGACCACCGCGGTAATAGTCACTAGACTAAATGATCATGCAAAAACAGAAAAAAGTGTCAATGACCAGGTACATTAGCCATTTGGGTGTATGTTAGAATTAAGGCTAGGGACCGGTGCTGCTGGCAGTGTGTGTGAGGTTTGGTCAGCTTAGGTATGTGTGGCTCTAACTGTCCCGTATTCTGTGGCTGTGTTTACGTTTAGTGTTTGGGTGCGtgggtgtgcttgtgtgtgtgtgactcacgtTGTCTCCTGCCGGCTCGTCCTCGGTGGCGGCCTGGATGGCGTAGGCCAGGAAACAAAGGATGGCGCCGGTCCACAGCAGGATGGAGAAGCCACCGAATAGCTGGCGACAGAACTTGATCCACTCGGGGGTGGTCGGGGGAGGGGTGAGGCAATTGGGACCGTCCCTGATCAGAAACTCAGCCGCCTTGGCGTTGGTCAGACCCTgggtggggagagagtggggtggGTTAAACCTACAACTGAATGTGTTGAAATTAGGGGTAACAACATAAAAATCCTATTAAATCTAATATGTAATTATAAGCCTGCAGGTATAATGCTTTATGACTACGTACAAGCACGTCTGAGTCTGTACAACATTACAATGAGGCTTCAAATGTGTTACGTCTTCTACGTAGAACGTTTTCAACTGACTCAAAAAGGCTGTAACTTAGTAAGGATCATTATGAGATTATAATTGAGACTTTATAAGGAGGCTTGAGATGTCTTAGAACGCATTAAAACGTTGCTCAAACGGATCCCCCTCAAATACACCGACCGTGTGGCACGAGTGAATGTAAAATACCACCATCTAGTGGCCTAGTAGCAGCTCTGTTAGTGACGCGGCAGGACTCTACTATCTCTGTGGTACAACATAGATAGACCTCTATGGTACAGCGCAGTAGGAGGACTCACCTGGACAATGTCGGTGTTGAACTTCCTGCAACACTCCTCTATGGACATCTTGTGTTCCGTCTgaaaggtagagagggaggggggggatgagagagagagagggagacagagagagagagagcattgggagggagagagagagagagagagagagagagagtgtgtatgtagGTGTATTTGtgtgggagagagacacagagaaacattGAGAATATGCCACAAATATCCCAACaatgaatttaaaacaaactaggAGAATTTGGACTTAATTATTATCCTTCACTTTAAGGTCTTTCTCCAAACTATTTAGAGAGTGTGCGTGCCAGTTACACATTGactcttgggggggggggggtaccctGAAATGATGAGATATTCATACTCTAACTTATGGAGAGGCATTACGTTAGTATTTCAATAATAGTTACGGGGGTGCCCAGCACACCCCTTGAGCAGGGCGGCGTGTGTGCGTCACTGTGTGCCAGTCACTTACAATCGGTACTTCTTTCTTGAGTTCATCCATATCCTTCCCCTTCTTGTTCTTCTTGCTGGGAGAAGATTTGCCATCTTTATCCTGCGTGGTAGCAACGCGGTAACTGTCCGACCGCCCATACTGGGCGGTGGGGGGGACAgtaagagaggggggaagggattAGGGGGGGGGGATACTTTCATTATTATTTAAATAGAAACATGGTTAAAGCACCAGACACAACAGACGGGGAGAGGGACTTCATTCTTTTTCTCCGATACCCATTTGATCTTCACAGAGATCACAGACGGAAGGATCAAACGACCCGTCTGGCTTTACTGCAGTGTCTGTCTCCTCTCGGAACCTGCTGTCACAGTTTGTATCCACTGGCCACCTGCTTCATTTGTCATTTATGTGAACTGTCACCAGttctccgcacacacacacacacacacacacacacacacacacacacacacacacacacacacacacactagctggtGGGGCACAGGGGCCCTGAAAGAGAAACAGAGTGCAGACACAGTGCATTATCTCAGTCCTCAAAACCTCTCTAATTatacatttgtattttatttaacgaggcaagtcagttaagaacaaattcttatttacaatgacggcctacaccggccaaacccggacgacgccaaTTGTACGCCactcaatgggactcccaatcacggccggttgtgatacagcctggaatcgaaccagagtgtctgtagtgtctgtagtgacgcctctagccctgagatgccttagaccgctgcgccactcggaagccccTAGATTAGATTCATATCAATTCAGTTAGATTGGATACATCAACGTGACTGTGATGTGTTGAATATGAAACCGttttgcagacacacacacacacacacacacacacacacacacacacacacacacacacacacacacacacacacacacacacacacacacacacacacacacacacatctcctagGGCTCAAAGTGTTGCATTAGCTCCATTTCCGATTTACACTAACTgatgctcaaatcaaatcaatacaGAAGCCCCTGACCAGAGTCCCTCAGTTGACAGAAGTTGACAGTTGACAgttgacagtagacagtagacaaaATGGCTTTCAGGAGGGTTCTATGGGTCCTAGTGGAAAAGCCGCTCATTGACACAGCCAACACATCAAGGAAACTGACCTCGCTGCAGGATCAATACAATCAGTGATGTAATAAAGGACCAGAAGGGTTAAAGTACCACAGAGTCCAAACGGTTTCCTGTTTGTATCTTACCACACCCCTCACCAAGAACATGTAACTCACACTTTATCATCAATTCTGATGATGTGGTCACTTTTGTTTGTTGTAGCATCATCATCAAGTGACTGTACAGTGTAGTGTTCGAAGAAACACTGGTGGCTATTTTCAAGAAGACATGCTCTAACAAGCTTGGTCTacagcaattttttttatttaactaggcaagtcagttaagaacaaattcttatttacaatgacgacctagacTGACGGCCtacggacgacactgggccaattgcgcaccaccctacgggactcccaatcacggccggatgtgacacagcctggattcgaaccatggactgcagtgacgcccgttgcactgagatccagtgccttagactgctgtgacaCTTGCCACTCGCCACACACTGCTTTTGGTTTGACTGGGTTTCAACTGTGTGACTGCTTggttggaacaaaagcctgcacctaCACTGGCCCCCTTTGGATGTGATTGCCCCCACCCTGTTCATTTATTCTGAATAACAAAGGGTAAATACACATTCAAGTCAAGTTTTTATTTTTGCCCTGGTCCATCCCAAACCAAATAGATAGCCTATTGTCCGAGCTAAACACACATTACCTAGGCTCCCACACCGTGATAAACACACGTGACTGACTAAGCACAATGCCATGAATGGGTGAGTAAACTTGCCACTGAAAGTCCCAGTGCTTAATGCAAGTTCAGTTGAGAAGTTTCAGATGTTTTGAATCTTCCACTTGTAGAAGAGACCAGTCTTAAGTGGTTCATTGTGGTCAGAAAGGTTTGAGGAGGATTTATAGCGAGCACCGCAGGTCTCCACTCTGCCCCCGTGATTTACAGAAGTAATACTGGAAGACACTAGAGTCTCCCTTGAACACAAACAAACCCTGAAAAGATTGGTCCAAACATTCGACCAAACACAACTCCccacaaaacaacacacaattTGACTacaaaacgtacaaaatcaacctTCCCACGCGCGCATGTGGATGTCATTATCCGAGAATGTGAGTGAACTCTCGCTGCAACAAGACCAGACAGGCCTAGCGAGCCGAACGCAGAACAAAGGAGAGACTGATAAAAAAAACGACTGCTACTCAAACCCTTTGAGAttggcctgcctgtgtgtgtgtgtgtgtgtgtgtgaacttcaATATAACATGCAAATGAAATACTCTGGTTGGCATCGAGTTAAGCATCTTCTGCCAAACAGTGTAGGGGTAGATGTTATAGATAAGCTAACAGGTCTGGGTTAGACACACACAGGTGTGGAGTTTCTAGCTAGGCAGGCTTTTCAATGGCTAACACTGAGTGGGCCATAGAAACGCATTTAGAGTACATTGTTAGGTCCGACAGCACACctgctcatcacacacacacacacttacacaattTAGTGCTAATAAAAAACAACGGAAGAGCGGA
The sequence above is drawn from the Salmo salar chromosome ssa05, Ssal_v3.1, whole genome shotgun sequence genome and encodes:
- the LOC106605102 gene encoding sodium/potassium-transporting ATPase subunit alpha-3 isoform X1 translates to MGYGRSDSYRVATTQDKDGKSSPSKKNKKGKDMDELKKEVPITEHKMSIEECCRKFNTDIVQGLTNAKAAEFLIRDGPNCLTPPPTTPEWIKFCRQLFGGFSILLWTGAILCFLAYAIQAATEDEPAGDNLYLGIVLSVVVVVTGCFSYFQEAKSSKIMESFKNMVPQQALVIREGEKMTINAEEVVAGDLVEVKGGDRIPADLRVVSAHGCKVDNSSLTGESEPQSRSPDCTHDNPLETRNVAFFSTNCVEGTARGIVVCTGDRTVMGRIATLTSGLESGKTPIAKEIEHFIHLITGVAVFLGITFFILAVCLGYTWLEAVIFLIGIIVANVPEGLLATVTVCLTLTAKRMAKKNCLVKNLEAVETLGSTSTICSDKTGTLTQNRMTVAHMWFDNQIHEADTTEDQSGASFDKTSASWAALARVAALCNRAVFKAGQDQLPILKRDTAGDASESALLKCIELSCGSVKQIREKNKKVAEIPFNSTNKYQLSVHETEDPNDNRYLLVMKGAPERILDRCTTIIIQGKEQPMDEEMKESFQNAYMELGGLGERVLGFCHLLMPEDQYPKGFAFDCDDVNFTTESLCFVGLMSMIDPPRAAVPDAVGKCRSAGIKVIMVTGDHPITAKAIAKGVGIISEGNETVEDIASRLNIPVSQVNPRDAKACVIHGTDLKELSQDQMDDILRNHTEIVFARTSPQQKLIIVEGCQRLGAIVAVTGDGVNDSPALKKADIGVAMGISGSDVSKQAADMILLDDNFASIVTGVEEGRLIFDNLKKSIAYTLTSNIPEITPFLLFIIVNIPLPLGTITILCIDLGTDMVPAISLAYEAAESDIMKRQPRNPTRDKLVNERLISIAYGQIGMIQALGGFFSYFVILAENGFLPSILVGIRLNWDDRSCNDLEDSYGQQWTYEQRKIVEFTCHTAFFVSIVVVQWADVIVCKTRRNSVFQQGMKNKILIFGLFEETALAAFLSYTPGMDVALRMFPLKPSWWFCAVPYSVLIFVYDEIRKLLIRRNPGGWVERETYY
- the LOC106605102 gene encoding sodium/potassium-transporting ATPase subunit alpha-3 isoform X2, yielding MGDKDGKSSPSKKNKKGKDMDELKKEVPITEHKMSIEECCRKFNTDIVQGLTNAKAAEFLIRDGPNCLTPPPTTPEWIKFCRQLFGGFSILLWTGAILCFLAYAIQAATEDEPAGDNLYLGIVLSVVVVVTGCFSYFQEAKSSKIMESFKNMVPQQALVIREGEKMTINAEEVVAGDLVEVKGGDRIPADLRVVSAHGCKVDNSSLTGESEPQSRSPDCTHDNPLETRNVAFFSTNCVEGTARGIVVCTGDRTVMGRIATLTSGLESGKTPIAKEIEHFIHLITGVAVFLGITFFILAVCLGYTWLEAVIFLIGIIVANVPEGLLATVTVCLTLTAKRMAKKNCLVKNLEAVETLGSTSTICSDKTGTLTQNRMTVAHMWFDNQIHEADTTEDQSGASFDKTSASWAALARVAALCNRAVFKAGQDQLPILKRDTAGDASESALLKCIELSCGSVKQIREKNKKVAEIPFNSTNKYQLSVHETEDPNDNRYLLVMKGAPERILDRCTTIIIQGKEQPMDEEMKESFQNAYMELGGLGERVLGFCHLLMPEDQYPKGFAFDCDDVNFTTESLCFVGLMSMIDPPRAAVPDAVGKCRSAGIKVIMVTGDHPITAKAIAKGVGIISEGNETVEDIASRLNIPVSQVNPRDAKACVIHGTDLKELSQDQMDDILRNHTEIVFARTSPQQKLIIVEGCQRLGAIVAVTGDGVNDSPALKKADIGVAMGISGSDVSKQAADMILLDDNFASIVTGVEEGRLIFDNLKKSIAYTLTSNIPEITPFLLFIIVNIPLPLGTITILCIDLGTDMVPAISLAYEAAESDIMKRQPRNPTRDKLVNERLISIAYGQIGMIQALGGFFSYFVILAENGFLPSILVGIRLNWDDRSCNDLEDSYGQQWTYEQRKIVEFTCHTAFFVSIVVVQWADVIVCKTRRNSVFQQGMKNKILIFGLFEETALAAFLSYTPGMDVALRMFPLKPSWWFCAVPYSVLIFVYDEIRKLLIRRNPGGWVERETYY